One segment of Paenibacillus sp. FSL R7-0337 DNA contains the following:
- a CDS encoding extracellular solute-binding protein, with amino-acid sequence MLKWKRSLSVLAMTAILGTLAACGGGGNKVNNAGGATEAPASTNAAATAAATDAPSTNEPVKLRIMWWGSQPRHEATLAALELYTKNNPNVTFEPEYSGMDGYLDKLSTQAAANNAPDVVQLDPGWMPDWMARQQLADLAPEVDVSKFDTKLLAGGQLDGKQYAVPLGSVAFGMVYDKAAMDKLGIANPANGWTWDEFFALAKETKSKLPKGQYFTLDYAGNYFMYSAYQYARGKGQVITDDGHFNVDEATYLEWTRKFEELRKEGLVPPADVNASDKENDPQMDLLAAGKVLFRYSFSNNLGTWDSIKPGAYALVTMPRAEEAGGWLKPSMYMAVSKNSKHAEEAKKFINWFVNDTESAKITQTFRGLPANKDNATMLEANMSDLDKVGLALLRATEPDGQTWSAGAGGWTNFVDKDWVLVRDQLSFGKSTPEEAFKQLKEASLSYEK; translated from the coding sequence ATGTTGAAATGGAAGCGTTCTCTTTCGGTCCTGGCGATGACAGCGATATTAGGTACACTGGCTGCCTGCGGCGGCGGAGGGAATAAAGTAAACAATGCAGGAGGGGCTACAGAAGCACCTGCCAGCACCAATGCTGCTGCGACAGCTGCTGCAACTGATGCGCCAAGCACCAATGAGCCGGTCAAGCTGCGGATTATGTGGTGGGGCTCCCAGCCGCGTCACGAAGCCACTTTGGCGGCCCTGGAATTGTACACGAAGAATAATCCGAACGTAACCTTCGAGCCGGAGTATTCCGGTATGGACGGTTATCTGGACAAATTATCCACGCAGGCTGCGGCCAACAATGCACCCGATGTGGTTCAGCTTGACCCGGGCTGGATGCCGGACTGGATGGCCCGCCAGCAATTGGCTGACCTGGCTCCCGAGGTAGATGTGAGCAAATTCGATACGAAGCTGCTGGCAGGCGGCCAATTGGACGGTAAGCAGTATGCTGTTCCACTCGGCTCGGTAGCCTTCGGTATGGTATATGATAAAGCGGCTATGGATAAGCTGGGCATTGCGAACCCGGCTAACGGCTGGACCTGGGATGAGTTCTTCGCCTTAGCGAAGGAAACCAAGTCCAAGCTGCCGAAGGGACAGTATTTCACCCTCGACTACGCAGGTAACTATTTCATGTACTCGGCGTATCAGTATGCCAGAGGCAAAGGGCAGGTCATCACGGATGACGGTCACTTCAACGTGGATGAAGCCACCTATCTGGAATGGACCCGCAAGTTCGAAGAGCTCCGCAAGGAAGGGCTTGTTCCTCCAGCGGATGTGAATGCCTCCGATAAGGAAAATGATCCGCAAATGGATCTGCTCGCAGCAGGCAAGGTGCTGTTCCGTTACAGCTTCTCCAACAATCTGGGAACCTGGGACAGCATTAAGCCAGGAGCCTACGCACTTGTAACCATGCCGCGTGCCGAAGAGGCCGGAGGCTGGCTGAAGCCGTCGATGTACATGGCGGTCTCCAAGAACTCCAAGCATGCTGAAGAAGCCAAGAAATTCATTAACTGGTTCGTGAATGATACTGAGTCTGCCAAGATTACCCAAACCTTCCGCGGCCTCCCGGCCAACAAGGATAACGCCACTATGCTGGAAGCTAATATGAGCGATCTGGATAAGGTAGGCTTGGCACTGCTCCGTGCTACGGAGCCGGATGGCCAGACCTGGTCGGCCGGAGCCGGCGGCTGGACGAACTTCGTGGATAAAGACTGGGTACTGGTTCGTGACCAGCTCAGCTTCGGTAAATCCACACCGGAAGAGGCGTTCAAGCAGCTGAAGGAAGCCTCGTTATCTTACGAGAAATAA
- a CDS encoding DUF4367 domain-containing protein: MGKRELTPEEQFLKDGDRSAHWNTVDVHEPVMKALGLEGALTAEEDENLLQTLPPSGEAPKVMRRMETRTGRRQKRIPVKGWAAAVLALVLLGGGYTQFSGKLQQGAEAQSPGEVRQGAGAQYKVLPYQPIPATASGGTMIEKAKEPLKPYIPNAEPGADDEANKKLSILYNQKYSKGAELMKEILLPGEYATYLITREGEEGEGSMNMYRPPLTFKDYTAYKTSVEEHNAPVLEQPAYLPEGYTLDEAIINPSFLKVPDVQELKGENERDLGDNFQLAWRVEKAENIDYSYSSLVYKKGEVQVRIGVSRVDDNQNPADPLSWSEYTKMENIEIKGRQAIFSDDTDNKELDLGYKYSLVWSDPDAKVNYRVIAGQENTELTKDELIGIAASMMK, translated from the coding sequence GAAGGCGCTCGGGCTTGAGGGGGCATTGACTGCTGAAGAAGATGAGAACCTGCTTCAGACCCTTCCGCCAAGCGGAGAGGCACCTAAAGTAATGCGCAGAATGGAAACCAGAACCGGGCGGAGACAGAAACGGATTCCGGTGAAGGGCTGGGCGGCGGCGGTCCTGGCACTGGTCTTGCTGGGCGGCGGCTATACCCAGTTCTCCGGCAAACTCCAGCAAGGAGCTGAAGCCCAGAGTCCGGGTGAAGTCCGGCAAGGGGCCGGAGCCCAGTATAAGGTGCTGCCTTATCAGCCGATTCCGGCGACGGCTTCCGGCGGAACGATGATTGAGAAGGCGAAAGAACCCCTGAAGCCTTATATTCCCAACGCAGAGCCGGGTGCAGACGATGAAGCCAACAAGAAGCTGAGTATTCTCTATAACCAGAAGTATTCAAAAGGGGCAGAGCTCATGAAGGAGATTTTGCTTCCTGGAGAGTATGCCACCTATCTAATTACACGTGAAGGAGAGGAGGGAGAGGGGAGTATGAATATGTATCGTCCGCCCCTCACGTTCAAGGACTATACCGCCTATAAGACCAGTGTAGAGGAGCACAACGCTCCGGTCCTGGAGCAGCCGGCGTATCTGCCGGAAGGGTATACCCTGGACGAGGCCATCATCAACCCTTCTTTCTTAAAAGTGCCGGATGTGCAGGAGCTTAAAGGCGAAAACGAGAGAGACCTGGGAGACAACTTCCAGTTGGCCTGGAGAGTGGAGAAGGCGGAGAACATTGACTACTCGTATTCCTCACTGGTATACAAGAAGGGGGAGGTTCAGGTGAGAATCGGTGTCTCGCGTGTGGATGACAACCAAAACCCGGCAGATCCGCTCTCATGGAGTGAATATACAAAGATGGAGAATATAGAGATTAAAGGCAGACAGGCCATTTTTTCGGACGATACGGACAACAAGGAGCTCGACTTGGGGTATAAATACAGTCTGGTTTGGTCTGACCCCGATGCAAAGGTCAACTATCGTGTGATCGCCGGCCAGGAGAATACGGAGCTAACGAAGGATGAGCTTATCGGCATTGCCGCCAGTATGATGAAATAA